From Streptomyces sp. GSL17-111, one genomic window encodes:
- a CDS encoding ABC transporter ATP-binding protein — MFGFRARPGAPPPSRSGAPPGDGPADLRVDGLQVRYGRAVTALDDVSLTVPAGGVVALLGSNGAGKTTLLRAVSGTLRLYRGGVTAGTVTYGDRSLDGTDPVAAVRAGVVQVPEGRRVFGGMTVDENLRAGGLGRVRRDADGGNTAARERVYGLFPRLAERTGQRAGLLSGGEQQMLAIGRALMAWPRLLLLDEPSLGLAPLMVERIAEVVREIHAQGTSVLLVEQNAAMALALADHAYVLEVGRVGLSGPAEELSRSDEVGRLYLGEGVSTG; from the coding sequence ATGTTCGGCTTCCGAGCGCGCCCCGGCGCGCCACCTCCCTCCCGCTCCGGCGCGCCGCCCGGCGACGGACCGGCGGACCTGCGGGTCGACGGCCTCCAGGTGCGGTACGGCCGCGCCGTCACGGCCCTGGACGACGTCAGCCTCACCGTGCCCGCCGGGGGCGTCGTCGCCCTGCTGGGCTCCAACGGCGCGGGCAAGACCACGCTGCTGCGCGCGGTGTCCGGCACGCTGCGCCTGTACCGGGGCGGCGTCACCGCCGGGACCGTGACGTACGGGGACCGCTCGCTGGACGGCACCGACCCGGTGGCGGCCGTCCGGGCGGGCGTCGTGCAGGTCCCCGAGGGCCGCCGCGTCTTCGGAGGCATGACGGTCGACGAGAACCTGAGGGCCGGCGGCCTCGGCCGGGTGCGGCGGGACGCCGACGGCGGGAACACCGCCGCCCGCGAGCGGGTCTACGGGCTCTTCCCCCGCCTCGCCGAGCGCACCGGCCAGCGTGCCGGGCTGCTGTCCGGCGGCGAGCAGCAGATGCTCGCCATCGGGCGCGCCCTGATGGCCTGGCCCCGGCTCCTGCTGCTGGACGAGCCGTCGCTGGGTCTGGCCCCGCTGATGGTCGAGCGCATCGCGGAGGTCGTCCGCGAGATCCACGCCCAGGGCACGTCCGTGCTGCTCGTGGAGCAGAACGCGGCCATGGCGCTCGCCCTCGCCGACCACGCCTACGTGCTGGAGGTCGGACGGGTCGGGCTCTCCGGACCCGCCGAGGAGCTGTCCCGCTCCGACGAGGTCGGCCGGCTCTACCTCGGCGAGGGGGTGAGCACCGGATGA
- a CDS encoding PucR family transcriptional regulator, giving the protein MQPDVLSRVRTRAGAPAMPPPVRTRADPEALAVLHRAARVLIEELPQLTDRLVTYLGDRETSYRAAIAADGDDVWQEVHRSLRYNVSSLVRPRQFRDAARRCTWEIGVHRAEQGVPLDAVLHAFRRGGAIVWQALIEETERTDPDDVRLLVHLAADVWNFVDEHCALVADAFRETDRQLAWRRENRLRLLVQGLLDGTTRIADLPEAAAALDLPEDGRYAVVTVTGANAGGLPGGRLPVARRGTRLLWHGGPDDEGREAVRAIALLGDATPQEVAHALRLPPGARMGVSSVVEGLAALGDARKLADTALRCATPDGPAVVLDDHLPAALTVSSPALAAALTRSVLGPLLRLEPADRDVLLDTLTVWLECDGSAPRAGARLYCHRNTVLNRLRRCEQLTGRSLSRPEDLVQLSLALTARRLLPG; this is encoded by the coding sequence ATGCAGCCAGACGTACTGTCCCGGGTCCGTACGCGTGCCGGGGCGCCGGCCATGCCGCCGCCCGTACGGACGCGGGCCGATCCCGAGGCCCTCGCGGTCCTGCACCGCGCCGCGCGCGTCCTCATCGAGGAACTGCCGCAGCTCACCGACCGCCTGGTCACCTACCTCGGTGACCGGGAGACGTCCTACCGTGCCGCCATCGCGGCCGACGGCGACGACGTGTGGCAGGAGGTGCACCGCTCGCTGCGCTACAACGTCAGCTCGCTGGTGCGCCCCCGCCAGTTCCGGGACGCCGCGCGCCGCTGCACCTGGGAGATCGGGGTGCACCGGGCCGAACAGGGCGTTCCGCTGGACGCCGTGCTGCACGCCTTCCGGCGCGGCGGCGCGATCGTCTGGCAGGCGCTGATCGAGGAGACCGAGCGCACCGACCCCGACGACGTGCGGCTCCTGGTGCACCTCGCGGCCGACGTGTGGAACTTCGTCGACGAGCACTGCGCCCTGGTCGCGGACGCCTTCCGGGAGACCGACCGGCAACTCGCCTGGCGCCGGGAGAACCGGCTGCGGCTCCTCGTGCAGGGCCTGCTCGACGGCACCACCCGCATCGCCGACCTGCCCGAGGCGGCGGCCGCGCTCGACCTCCCCGAGGACGGCCGGTACGCCGTCGTCACCGTCACCGGCGCGAACGCCGGCGGCCTGCCGGGCGGACGCCTGCCGGTCGCCCGGCGCGGCACCCGGCTGCTGTGGCACGGCGGTCCGGACGACGAGGGCCGCGAGGCGGTGCGCGCCATCGCCCTCCTCGGCGACGCCACGCCGCAGGAGGTGGCCCACGCCCTGCGCCTCCCGCCCGGCGCCCGCATGGGCGTCAGCTCCGTGGTGGAGGGCCTGGCCGCGCTCGGCGACGCCCGCAAGCTCGCCGACACCGCGCTGCGCTGCGCCACCCCCGACGGCCCGGCCGTCGTCCTGGACGACCACCTGCCCGCCGCCCTCACCGTCTCCTCGCCCGCCCTCGCCGCCGCGCTGACCCGCAGCGTGCTGGGGCCGCTCCTGCGGCTGGAACCGGCCGACCGGGACGTGCTGCTGGACACCCTCACCGTCTGGCTGGAGTGCGACGGTTCGGCGCCGCGCGCCGGGGCCCGGCTGTACTGCCACCGCAACACCGTGCTCAACCGGCTGCGCCGCTGCGAACAGCTCACCGGCCGCTCGCTCTCCCGTCCCGAGGACCTGGTGCAGCTCTCGCTGGCCCTCACCGCACGCCGTCTCCTGCCCGGCTGA
- a CDS encoding poly(ethylene terephthalate) hydrolase family protein, which produces MVAGSTALTGRTPTVRTHRSRLASAGIAGLLLLSGAQAAHGAQATEGAPVTVAADNPYERGPAPTESSVEAPLGHYSVDDFDVPSWYVRGFGGGTVYYPTDTSDGTFGAVAVSPGYTAGKETMEWLGPRLASRGFVIIVIDTNSRFDFPASRGDQLLAALDYLTEDSSVRDRIDPDRLGVMGHSMGGGGSLEAAKERPSLKAAVPLTPWNTDKRWPELRTPTLIVGAERDSVAPVATHSEPFYESLPGDLDRAYLELNNADHFAPNFSNTTIAKYGISWLKRFIDDDTRYEQFLCPIPRPSLTIEEYRGNCPHSS; this is translated from the coding sequence ATCGTGGCGGGGTCAACGGCACTGACCGGAAGGACCCCCACCGTGCGCACCCATCGCTCACGTCTCGCCTCGGCCGGCATCGCCGGGCTCCTCCTCCTCAGCGGCGCCCAGGCCGCCCACGGCGCCCAGGCCACCGAGGGCGCCCCCGTCACCGTGGCGGCCGACAACCCCTACGAGCGCGGCCCGGCCCCCACGGAGTCGAGCGTCGAAGCCCCCCTCGGCCACTACTCCGTCGACGACTTCGACGTCCCGTCCTGGTACGTCAGGGGCTTCGGCGGCGGCACCGTCTACTACCCGACCGACACCAGCGACGGCACGTTCGGCGCGGTGGCCGTCTCGCCCGGCTACACGGCGGGCAAGGAGACGATGGAATGGCTCGGCCCGCGCCTGGCCTCCCGGGGCTTCGTCATCATCGTCATCGACACGAACTCGCGCTTCGACTTCCCCGCCAGCCGGGGCGACCAGCTCCTCGCCGCGCTCGACTACCTGACCGAGGACAGCAGCGTCCGCGACCGCATCGACCCGGACCGGCTGGGCGTGATGGGCCACTCCATGGGCGGCGGCGGGTCACTGGAGGCCGCCAAGGAGCGGCCCAGCCTGAAGGCCGCCGTGCCGCTCACCCCGTGGAACACGGACAAGCGCTGGCCCGAACTGCGCACGCCCACCCTCATCGTGGGCGCCGAGCGCGACAGCGTCGCCCCCGTGGCCACACACTCGGAGCCGTTCTACGAGTCCCTGCCCGGTGACCTCGACCGCGCGTACCTGGAGCTGAACAACGCCGACCACTTCGCGCCCAACTTCTCCAACACCACCATCGCGAAGTACGGCATCTCCTGGCTGAAGCGCTTCATCGACGACGACACGCGCTACGAGCAGTTCCTCTGCCCGATCCCGCGCCCGAGCCTCACCATCGAGGAGTACCGGGGCAACTGCCCCCACTCCTCCTGA
- a CDS encoding DeoR/GlpR family DNA-binding transcription regulator — protein MVRANGAVSLRELARVVQTSEVTVRRDVRALESEGLLDRRHGGAVLPGGYTRESGFPHKSHLATAEKTAIADLAAGLVQEGEAIVVGAGTTTQELARRLARVPGLTVVTNSLLVAQALAHANRVEVVMTGGTLRGSNYALVGSGAEQSLHGLRVSRAFLSGSGLTAERGLSTSNMLSASVDRALVQSAAEVVVVADHTKLGTDTMFQTVPTDLITHLVTDEPPAENERAGGELQALADQGVQIAVAGPGPVQERADAPQQPHQPQYPGPSARQEVPLPGQRRNHPASPPPLRGGPGSVADLAPRRRG, from the coding sequence ATGGTCCGGGCCAACGGAGCGGTGTCGCTCCGGGAGTTGGCCCGCGTCGTCCAGACCTCCGAAGTCACCGTGCGGCGCGACGTCCGCGCCCTGGAGTCCGAAGGGCTGCTGGACCGCCGGCACGGCGGTGCGGTGCTGCCCGGCGGGTACACCCGGGAGTCCGGGTTCCCGCACAAGTCGCACCTGGCCACCGCGGAGAAGACGGCCATCGCCGACCTGGCCGCCGGGCTGGTCCAGGAGGGCGAGGCCATCGTCGTCGGTGCCGGGACCACCACGCAGGAGCTGGCCCGGCGCTTGGCCCGGGTGCCGGGCCTGACCGTCGTCACCAACTCCCTGCTGGTCGCGCAGGCCCTCGCGCACGCCAACCGGGTGGAGGTCGTGATGACGGGCGGCACGCTGCGCGGCTCCAACTACGCCCTGGTCGGCAGCGGTGCCGAGCAGTCGCTGCACGGGCTGCGGGTCTCGCGTGCGTTCCTCTCCGGCAGTGGTCTGACGGCCGAACGAGGGCTGTCCACCTCCAACATGCTGTCCGCCAGCGTGGACCGGGCGCTCGTGCAGTCCGCCGCCGAGGTGGTCGTCGTCGCCGACCACACGAAGCTGGGCACGGACACCATGTTCCAGACGGTGCCGACCGACCTCATCACCCACCTGGTGACGGACGAGCCCCCGGCCGAGAACGAGCGGGCGGGCGGGGAGTTGCAGGCCCTGGCGGACCAGGGGGTGCAGATCGCGGTGGCCGGGCCCGGCCCGGTGCAGGAGCGCGCCGACGCCCCCCAGCAGCCGCACCAGCCGCAGTATCCCGGGCCATCGGCGCGCCAGGAGGTGCCGTTGCCGGGGCAGCGGCGCAACCACCCCGCGTCCCCGCCGCCGCTGCGCGGCGGGCCGGGTTCGGTGGCGGACCTGGCGCCGCGCCGCCGGGGCTGA
- a CDS encoding NAD(P)H-quinone dehydrogenase, with product MEHVTRIVIIGGGPGGYEAGLVAAQLGAEVTVVDLDGLGGASVLTDCVPSKTLIATAEVKTNFDSSYQELGITLGGDGAEDGIGVDLGKVNRRVKRLALAQSHDITASVTRAGARVMRGRGRLEPQQGPDGSRTVVVTAADGTEETLTADAVLISTGGHPREIPDAQPDGERILNWKQVYDLDELPEELIVVGSGVTGAEFAGAYQSLGSHVTLVSSRDRVLPGEDPDAAAVLEDVFRRRGMNVMARSRAASAKRVGDRVEVTLSDGRVITGSHCLMAVGAVPNTSGLGLEEAGVRLKESGHIWTDKVSRTTAPGVYAAGDCTGVLALASVAAKQGRVAMYHILGETVAPLDLKTVSANIFTDPEIATVGYSQADADEGRIDAWTVKLPLLRNPRAKMQGVRDGFVKLFCRPGTGIVVGGVVVSPRASELIHPISIAVDNNLTVEQIANAFTVYPSLSGSIAEVARQLHTRKAAQD from the coding sequence CTGGAGCACGTGACTCGGATCGTGATTATCGGTGGCGGACCCGGCGGATACGAGGCGGGGCTGGTGGCCGCGCAGCTCGGGGCGGAGGTGACGGTCGTCGACCTCGACGGCCTCGGCGGCGCGTCGGTGCTGACCGACTGCGTCCCGTCCAAGACCCTGATCGCCACGGCGGAGGTCAAGACGAACTTCGACTCCTCCTACCAGGAGCTGGGCATCACGCTCGGCGGGGACGGGGCGGAGGACGGCATCGGCGTGGACCTGGGCAAGGTGAACCGCCGGGTGAAACGGCTGGCCCTGGCCCAGTCGCACGACATCACCGCCTCGGTGACCCGCGCGGGGGCCCGCGTCATGCGCGGGCGCGGACGGCTGGAGCCGCAACAGGGCCCGGACGGCTCGCGCACGGTCGTGGTGACGGCGGCCGACGGCACCGAGGAGACGCTGACGGCGGACGCCGTGCTCATCTCCACCGGCGGTCACCCGAGGGAGATCCCGGACGCGCAGCCGGACGGCGAGCGCATCCTGAACTGGAAGCAGGTCTACGACCTGGACGAGCTGCCGGAGGAGCTGATCGTCGTCGGCTCCGGTGTGACGGGTGCCGAGTTCGCCGGGGCCTACCAGTCGCTGGGTTCGCACGTCACGCTCGTCTCCTCGCGCGACCGGGTGCTGCCCGGCGAGGACCCGGACGCCGCCGCCGTCCTGGAGGACGTCTTCCGGCGCCGGGGGATGAACGTCATGGCCCGCTCCCGCGCCGCGTCGGCCAAGCGGGTCGGGGACCGGGTGGAGGTGACGCTCTCCGACGGGCGCGTGATCACCGGCTCGCACTGCCTGATGGCGGTCGGCGCGGTGCCCAACACCTCGGGGCTGGGCCTGGAGGAGGCCGGGGTGCGGCTGAAGGAATCCGGCCACATCTGGACGGACAAGGTCTCCCGGACGACGGCGCCCGGCGTCTACGCGGCCGGTGACTGCACGGGCGTCCTCGCGCTGGCCTCCGTCGCGGCGAAGCAGGGCCGGGTGGCGATGTACCACATCCTCGGTGAGACGGTGGCGCCGCTGGACCTCAAGACGGTGTCGGCGAACATCTTCACCGACCCGGAGATCGCCACCGTCGGCTACTCGCAGGCCGACGCGGACGAGGGCCGCATCGACGCGTGGACGGTCAAGCTGCCGCTGCTGCGTAACCCGCGCGCGAAGATGCAGGGTGTGCGGGACGGTTTCGTGAAGCTGTTCTGCCGTCCGGGCACCGGCATCGTGGTGGGCGGTGTCGTCGTGTCGCCGCGCGCGAGCGAGTTGATCCACCCGATCTCGATCGCCGTGGACAACAACCTGACCGTGGAGCAGATCGCCAACGCCTTCACCGTGTACCCGTCGCTGTCGGGCTCGATCGCCGAGGTGGCGCGGCAGTTGCACACCCGCAAGGCGGCGCAGGACTGA
- a CDS encoding gamma-glutamylcyclotransferase, protein MSLYAAYAGNLDARLMARRAPHSPLRGTGWITDWRLTFGGEHMGWEGALATLVESPRSEVFVALYDIAPMDEDGMDRWEGVGLDIYRRMRVRVHTLDGDEAAWIYVLNGFEGGLPSPRYLGEIADAAESAGAPHDYVMTLRKHPC, encoded by the coding sequence ATGTCGCTCTACGCCGCGTACGCAGGAAACCTGGACGCCCGGCTGATGGCCCGCCGCGCCCCGCACTCCCCGCTGCGCGGCACCGGCTGGATCACGGACTGGCGGCTGACCTTCGGCGGGGAGCACATGGGCTGGGAGGGCGCATTGGCCACCCTCGTCGAGTCGCCGCGCTCGGAGGTCTTCGTCGCGCTCTACGACATCGCCCCGATGGACGAGGACGGCATGGACCGCTGGGAGGGCGTCGGCCTCGACATCTACCGCCGCATGCGCGTGCGCGTGCACACCCTCGACGGCGACGAGGCGGCGTGGATCTACGTGCTGAACGGCTTCGAGGGCGGCCTGCCCTCCCCCCGGTACCTCGGGGAGATCGCCGACGCCGCCGAGTCGGCGGGCGCCCCGCACGACTACGTGATGACGCTGCGCAAGCACCCCTGCTGA
- a CDS encoding purine-nucleoside phosphorylase has translation MNVSDTPADPYLAADAAAARLRELTGAETHDVALVMGSGWVPAAEALGTPEAGYSEFPVTELPGFPAPAVAGHAGTVRSYELGDKRALVFLGRTHYYEGKGVAAVAHGVRTAVAAGCKTVVLTNGCGGLRPGMRPGQPVLISDHINMTAASPIVGANFVDLTDLYSPRLRALCKEVDPSLEEGVYVQLPGPHYETPAEIGMVRAVGGDLVGMSTTLEAIAAREAGAEVLGISLVTNLAAGMTGEPLNHEEVLQAGRESATRMGALLAQVLGRI, from the coding sequence GTGAACGTTTCAGATACCCCTGCCGACCCTTACCTCGCCGCCGACGCGGCCGCGGCCCGGCTGCGCGAGCTGACCGGCGCCGAGACCCACGACGTCGCCCTGGTCATGGGCTCCGGCTGGGTGCCCGCCGCCGAGGCGCTGGGCACGCCGGAGGCGGGGTACTCGGAGTTCCCCGTCACGGAGCTGCCCGGGTTCCCCGCGCCCGCCGTCGCCGGCCACGCCGGCACGGTCCGCTCCTACGAGCTCGGTGACAAGCGCGCCCTCGTCTTCCTGGGACGCACCCACTACTACGAGGGCAAGGGCGTCGCCGCCGTCGCGCACGGCGTGCGGACCGCCGTCGCCGCCGGCTGCAAGACCGTCGTCCTGACCAACGGCTGCGGCGGCCTGCGCCCGGGCATGCGCCCCGGCCAGCCCGTCCTGATCAGCGACCACATCAACATGACGGCCGCCTCCCCGATCGTCGGCGCCAACTTCGTCGACCTGACCGACCTGTACTCGCCGCGCCTGCGCGCCCTGTGCAAGGAGGTCGACCCCTCGCTGGAGGAGGGCGTCTACGTGCAGCTCCCCGGGCCGCACTACGAGACGCCCGCCGAGATCGGCATGGTCCGCGCCGTCGGCGGGGACCTCGTGGGCATGTCGACGACGCTGGAGGCCATCGCCGCACGCGAGGCGGGCGCGGAGGTGCTGGGCATCTCGCTCGTCACCAACCTCGCCGCCGGCATGACCGGTGAGCCCCTCAACCACGAGGAGGTCCTCCAGGCCGGCCGCGAGTCGGCGACGCGGATGGGCGCCCTGCTCGCGCAGGTGCTCGGCCGCATCTGA
- a CDS encoding phospho-sugar mutase yields the protein MTAQQDLIAQARTWLAEDPDPDTRAELAALLDGRDAGDADRRAELADRFAGTLQFGTAGLRGELGAGPMRMNRAVVIRAAAGLAAYLKGNGDADGLVVIGYDARHKSEAFARDTAAVMVGAGLRAALLPRPLPTPVLAFAVRHLGAVAGVTVTASHNPPQDNGYKVYLGDGRQIVPPADADIAARIAAVGALADVPRAESGWTVLGEDVVDAYLDRAMAVLDADGPRDVRIVHTSLHGVGAATVAAAFERAGFPAPLHVAEQAEPDPDFPTVAFPNPEEPGAMDLAFATARAAASGGSGGPGASGGAPDLVIANDPDADRCAVAVPDPSAASGWRMLHGDEVGALLAVHLVRKGVTGTLAESIVSSTLLGRIAHAAGLPHAETLTGFKWIARAPGLAYGYEEALGYCVDPEGVSDKDGVTAALAVAELAAGLKADGRSLTDLLDELAVTHGLHATDQLSVRVQDLSLITEAMARLRSTPPTALAGLTVARADDLSAGTADLPPTDGLRYHLTGAARARVIVRPSGTEPKIKCYLEVVVPVADAAALPAARAEAAALLDALRTDVARAAGL from the coding sequence GTGACCGCACAGCAGGATCTCATCGCGCAGGCCCGCACCTGGCTGGCCGAGGACCCGGACCCGGACACCCGCGCCGAGCTGGCCGCCCTCCTGGACGGTCGGGACGCCGGGGACGCCGACCGCCGCGCCGAGCTGGCCGACCGCTTCGCCGGCACCCTCCAGTTCGGCACCGCCGGGCTCCGCGGTGAGCTGGGCGCGGGTCCGATGCGGATGAACCGGGCGGTGGTGATCCGGGCCGCCGCCGGGCTCGCCGCGTACCTGAAGGGCAACGGCGACGCGGACGGGCTCGTCGTCATCGGCTACGACGCCCGGCACAAGAGCGAGGCGTTCGCCCGCGACACGGCCGCCGTCATGGTCGGGGCGGGGCTGCGCGCCGCCCTCCTCCCCCGCCCGCTGCCGACGCCCGTGCTGGCGTTCGCCGTGCGGCACCTCGGCGCGGTCGCGGGCGTCACCGTCACGGCGAGCCACAACCCGCCGCAGGACAACGGGTACAAGGTCTACCTCGGCGACGGCCGCCAGATCGTCCCGCCCGCCGACGCGGACATCGCCGCGCGCATCGCCGCCGTCGGCGCGCTCGCCGACGTCCCCCGCGCGGAGAGCGGCTGGACGGTGCTCGGCGAGGACGTCGTCGACGCCTACCTCGACCGCGCGATGGCCGTCCTGGACGCCGACGGGCCGCGTGACGTGCGGATCGTGCACACCTCCCTGCACGGCGTGGGCGCCGCCACGGTGGCCGCCGCGTTCGAGCGGGCCGGGTTCCCCGCGCCCCTTCACGTCGCGGAGCAGGCCGAACCCGACCCCGACTTCCCCACCGTCGCCTTCCCCAACCCCGAAGAGCCCGGCGCGATGGACCTGGCCTTCGCCACCGCCCGCGCCGCCGCCTCCGGCGGGTCCGGTGGCCCCGGCGCGTCCGGTGGCGCCCCGGACCTCGTCATCGCCAACGACCCCGACGCCGACCGGTGCGCCGTCGCCGTCCCGGACCCCTCCGCCGCGTCCGGCTGGCGCATGCTGCACGGCGACGAGGTCGGCGCGCTCCTGGCCGTCCACCTCGTCCGCAAGGGCGTCACCGGGACGCTCGCCGAGTCGATCGTCTCCTCCACCCTGCTCGGCCGCATCGCCCACGCCGCCGGGCTGCCGCACGCCGAGACGCTCACCGGCTTCAAGTGGATCGCCCGCGCACCGGGCCTCGCCTACGGCTACGAGGAGGCCCTCGGCTACTGCGTGGACCCGGAGGGCGTCAGCGACAAGGACGGCGTCACGGCCGCCCTCGCCGTCGCCGAGCTGGCCGCCGGACTCAAGGCCGACGGCCGCTCCCTGACCGACCTCCTCGACGAACTCGCCGTCACCCACGGCCTGCACGCCACCGACCAGCTCTCCGTGCGCGTCCAGGACCTCTCCCTCATCACCGAGGCGATGGCCCGGCTGCGCTCGACGCCACCGACCGCCCTCGCGGGCCTCACCGTCGCCCGGGCGGACGACCTGTCCGCAGGGACGGCCGACCTGCCGCCCACCGACGGGCTGCGGTACCACCTGACCGGCGCGGCCCGGGCCCGCGTCATCGTGCGGCCCAGCGGCACCGAGCCGAAGATCAAGTGCTACCTGGAGGTCGTCGTCCCGGTGGCCGACGCCGCAGCCCTGCCCGCCGCCCGCGCGGAGGCCGCCGCCCTCCTCGACGCCCTGCGCACCGACGTCGCCCGGGCGGCCGGCCTCTGA
- a CDS encoding GNAT family N-acetyltransferase — protein sequence MYAIPLGDDGAELRPLEPWHAEEFFHHIDRGREFIGRHVGLPDLVTDVDTGRAHLRRYVEKAAADAGRIYGIWADGTLVGGVLFVSFDVRQGVAEAGCWLEPSAVGRGLVTRAARVIIDWAVEERGIHRVEWHVSSANAPSIAVARRLGMTKEGVLRQSHLYRGERQDMEVWSVLAPEWRAARTPDTPHAGAV from the coding sequence ATGTACGCGATACCTCTCGGTGACGACGGCGCGGAGCTGCGCCCCCTGGAACCCTGGCACGCCGAGGAGTTCTTCCACCACATCGACCGGGGCCGGGAGTTCATCGGCCGCCACGTCGGCCTGCCCGACCTCGTCACGGACGTCGACACCGGCCGCGCCCACCTGCGGCGATACGTGGAGAAGGCCGCCGCCGACGCCGGGCGGATCTACGGGATCTGGGCCGACGGCACGCTCGTCGGCGGCGTCCTGTTCGTCAGCTTCGACGTCCGGCAGGGCGTCGCCGAGGCGGGCTGCTGGCTGGAACCCTCCGCCGTCGGCCGGGGCCTGGTGACGCGGGCCGCGCGCGTGATCATCGACTGGGCCGTCGAGGAGCGCGGCATCCACCGCGTCGAGTGGCACGTCTCCTCGGCGAACGCCCCCAGCATCGCCGTGGCCAGACGGCTCGGGATGACGAAGGAGGGGGTCCTGCGCCAGAGCCACCTCTACCGGGGCGAGCGGCAGGACATGGAGGTCTGGTCCGTCCTCGCCCCCGAGTGGCGCGCCGCCCGCACCCCCGACACCCCGCACGCCGGAGCCGTGTGA
- a CDS encoding dihydrofolate reductase family protein — protein sequence MRIVITEFMSLDGVVQAPGGPEEDTDGGFAHGGWTGPYFEPEVVGGTFDEALAEADALLFGRRTWQTMAAAWPERTDDPFADRMNAIPKYVVSATLGEADLTWSPTTRLPGGDEALDHLRTLRASEEGTLLVMGSSQLATALVREGLFDELRLMIMPVLLGGGKSVFPTDGGKRPLELVSTTTSPTGVTVCVYRPATQPQD from the coding sequence ATGCGCATCGTCATCACCGAGTTCATGAGCCTCGACGGCGTCGTGCAGGCCCCGGGCGGGCCCGAGGAGGACACCGACGGCGGCTTCGCCCACGGCGGCTGGACCGGGCCCTACTTCGAGCCCGAGGTCGTCGGCGGCACCTTCGACGAGGCCCTCGCCGAGGCCGACGCCCTGCTGTTCGGCCGCCGCACCTGGCAGACGATGGCCGCCGCCTGGCCCGAGCGCACCGACGACCCCTTCGCCGACCGCATGAACGCCATCCCGAAGTACGTCGTCTCCGCGACCCTCGGCGAAGCGGACCTGACCTGGTCCCCCACCACCCGCCTCCCCGGCGGCGACGAGGCGCTCGACCACCTCCGCACCCTGCGGGCGTCCGAGGAGGGCACCCTCCTCGTCATGGGCAGCTCCCAGCTCGCCACCGCCCTCGTGCGGGAGGGCCTCTTCGACGAGCTGCGCCTCATGATCATGCCGGTGCTCCTCGGCGGCGGGAAGTCCGTCTTCCCCACGGACGGCGGGAAGCGCCCCCTGGAGCTCGTCTCCACGACCACCAGCCCCACCGGCGTCACCGTCTGCGTCTACCGCCCCGCCACCCAACCCCAGGACTGA
- a CDS encoding PH domain-containing protein — translation MTSQQPPYSDRSYRSPAALAGGVLLLAVVLWIGGEAIVRGEGRAPLTAGAFMLCLVPLISAFTLRPAVFAGADRARIRNPFRTITVPWGAVVSIRSVYSNELVVEDGRKFQLWAIPVSLRARRSAQRYNERKASGRTPRRGFVAGGLFGMGGGIVDDDDGPRRPPGDEAIGTLRELAERNEGKGGEPTVRWAYEIIAPAALGALATATLLLTG, via the coding sequence ATGACCAGCCAGCAGCCGCCCTACTCGGACCGCAGCTACCGTTCCCCCGCCGCCCTGGCGGGCGGTGTGCTGCTCCTCGCCGTCGTCCTGTGGATCGGCGGTGAGGCGATCGTGCGCGGTGAGGGACGCGCCCCGCTGACGGCCGGCGCGTTCATGCTCTGCCTGGTCCCCCTGATCAGCGCCTTCACCCTGCGTCCCGCGGTCTTCGCCGGTGCCGACCGCGCCCGCATCAGGAACCCCTTCCGCACCATCACCGTCCCCTGGGGCGCCGTCGTCTCGATCCGCTCCGTCTACTCCAACGAGCTCGTCGTCGAGGACGGCCGCAAGTTCCAGCTCTGGGCCATCCCCGTCTCCCTGCGCGCCCGCCGCAGCGCCCAGCGCTACAACGAACGCAAGGCGTCCGGCCGCACACCCCGGCGCGGCTTCGTCGCCGGTGGCCTGTTCGGCATGGGCGGCGGCATCGTGGACGACGACGACGGCCCCCGCCGCCCGCCCGGCGACGAGGCGATCGGCACCCTGCGTGAGCTCGCCGAGCGCAACGAGGGGAAGGGGGGCGAGCCCACCGTCCGCTGGGCCTACGAGATCATCGCCCCCGCCGCCCTCGGCGCCCTCGCCACCGCCACCCTCCTCCTCACCGGCTGA